A window of Phaseolus vulgaris cultivar G19833 chromosome 4, P. vulgaris v2.0, whole genome shotgun sequence genomic DNA:
GTTTTTCATAAAGGGGAGAAATTGATTACAATGATGTTTTCTTCTGTAGTGAAACACATATCCATATGGATGTTGTTAGCCATAGTTGTTGAACTTAACCTAAGTTGGAACAAATGAATGTTAAGACTACTTCTTTATATGGAGACTTATATGAAAACATATACATGAATCAAAAAGGATTTAAGGAAGGAGTGATACATGTTagatttcagtaatatttcatattaaaatacatgcacttatggatattaattgataaaataaacataagaTAACCttgaatttatgaatttatacatttttttatatattttgtgattttaatttgaataagaacaatttattcccaaatttgtgttaattttaggattATAGGGAAGAAGGGAGATGATTGGACAAAAGAAGAAtacacaaagctaaaaagggaaagGTATAATGCACCAACACTCATCAAAGCTCGCCCAAACTCGCCTAAGTCAGACACCCCAGAGGATCTCGCCCAAGCGAAAACAATCTCGCCCAGGCGAGATTACTTTAGTGACGTTGAATCTTTTTTTGAGCAACTCGCCCAAGGGAGTCCAATAAGGCCCAAGTAATAAGTCACTTAACCTAagccaattaggttaaataggaggcATGAGGCACAACCATAGACACACATGATTGAAAGGAAAtgccattgagtgaattgtaatccaGTTGGAAGAATATGAGGTGttaaaaccctagaggaggcaactgtcaaggagaaacatatgaaatcttcttttcttgctctccCTGTTTGTAACAACCAACATGtgtgactaattctaccctttgggattgagagtaatttgttcaaactcttatgtattgaggtggtatctaaacataatattatgttcttgattgatgattggtattatcattttgttAGTAATGCTTGTTCGCCATGATCTTGAAatttagatttgactggaaagtactcctaagtttctgacccaaatgataatgcttaacatattttaatgcgaggaataaatttgaaatgttaattattaTCAACGTTTGATCTTACTGataagaattttttataaatatgcgagaaatcaatatttaggaggcatcttaataattttatatgcgtggaatcgatataaatgtatacatgcatcaatatcaatcaaaagatacaatattgtcatgctaatcaaaatacaaaagaatgagaaagatgaaccccaatccctattttcccaattgaagcaacaaactctttgacttttttctttttaatcattgcaatcataacaaattccaacaaactttattattctgttttctatttagtgagtcttttacttgattattcaactattccttgtgggttcgatatttgTCCTtcgggacaaattattacttatgAAAACACAGTGCACTTGCCGTAGAAAAGTCATCAAGGAGGTAAGCAGGATTATGTTTGTAAGTTAAACAAATCCTTATATGGTTTGAAACCATCCCCAAGGGAATAAAATAAACGATTTGATGAATTCAGTGCTAGAATTGGTTTTGAATGTAATAAGCATGATACTTATGTCTACTTTAAGTCTATAGGAGACAATTTGTTTATTGTATTATTGTTGTATGTAGACTATATTATGATAGTAAGAAATAGTAAATATGAGGtaaaaaaaggttaaaataaGCTGAACAACGAGTTTGAAATGAAGAATTGGGGAGTTGTTAGGAAAATATTAGAGATTAAGATCACCAGACAATGTGACTTGGAGTGTTTGTACTTGTTTCAGACCTATTGACTGAGGACCATCAAACCCACCATACACAAGAATAAAAGATAGACGAACTGTTtgtataaatactaaaataaacaTGTATAAGAACTCCATTTTGGTTTCTTTTTAAGAGTACTTTATAGATGAAACAAAGACACTCTAGAAATCCTAACTTGTCGCACAAGTAAGGGTTCCTAGAGCATCTCAAAGGAGCATACCTGGCCTCCTTAAGCCACCACACCTCACCTTAGTTAAGTTCACTTAACTAGGGTTATAGTAGCTTAAGGAGCAAACTACCTTCATCTATAAATACCCTAAATCTCACTCATGTATTCTGATTTGCAAATATTGAATGAAGAGTTCAGAACTTGAAACCTTATTCTCTCCCAAATCTCTCTTGCTAGTGAGCCTAAATGACCTGGTGAACCTAACGAAAGTTGGCCAAACCTCTTTCCCTTCATTGCACCTTCAACTTCATCGAATCCTTGCACCTTCTATCTATTTTGGTGCACCTATTTCACTCTAAATTCGTTGCCACAACATTCATTCCATCAACCACAAGCTTGGATTGCATCACCTATCTCAAAAATATCCTTGATAAGTTTGGTATGACAAACTTAAAACTTGTTTCCACACCTCTTGTTTCCTACTATAAGTTGAGTGATGAATAATCTCCTAAGACAGtggaagaaaaatattatatggaCGATCTTTTAAATGTCAATCTTGTTAGTTCCATATGTATGTTATGGTTTGAATATGTAGGCAAATTCTCCTTGCACTATATCAATTTCAACTTACATCCAATTTgtcattaaaaattattaaaatgtttaTGCGAAAGACCTTGAATGAAAGAAGAGTGTGgataaataaatacttttaaaactttttttctaGAAAGCatttttggatttggattttcataatatatttttaaatttcgattttttttttctgtattttcAGATTTTGTGTTCCAAATCTTCTTTTTCAGTTGGATTTGGatgtttgaaatatatttttgaattctaaaAATTCTTTTTTAGAAGGCATTTTCAGATCTAGTGTTCCGAATTTTCTTTTctagaatgttttttttttatttagaattttgtttttagaatggaaatttgatttttaaattatattttctgaattttagatttttaaattcaggataaaagataattttagaaaatttaaaagatgatAGGTTgtaggttaaaattgatattatgtagaaaaaaaatatgtaaacgCTGACACTAGATATACccaaaataaataatctttaaaagAGACATATCAACATTGAAGAAGCAATCTCTTCAGCTTAGGCTTCCACTCTATGCACAATTCCTGTGTTCGTGTTGCATGACATAATAATATGAGATCAGGTAACAAATGTCTTCTTGTTAACGTTCTTTTTCATGTTTGTGTTACTCTATAGATGTTTCTGTGCAATGATGTATCTCCCCATCCTTTTATGTTTTCAAGCTTCACCCTTTTTTTGTGGGGATAATGCTGTTTATGTGGCACTTGCAGGTACTATGGGTGTGTAGTTTGATTGTGGAAGAGGTATGGCTTGTTTTTCTTTACCTTGTAATACTGGGTCATTTGTTGTTGTTACCCCTTCCATGGCCCAAAGAACATATTTTGGGGTGTGTGGAGGTTTGGGCACTAGGTCATTTGTTTTTACTTCTCTAGGGTTTAACCAATGCTACAAGTTTCCACATGGGTTTGTTTGGGACAAGAAGGTAGGGTATTGTGGTGGTAGAAGTAGAGTTCCCTCATTGAGGGTTCCTTATTGTTGCAAGACCCCGCTTGGTGTTTCAAGTAACAACAAAATTGAGCCATTTGCGAGTAGAAGCAAGGGTGAGAGGAAGACTCACTATGGTAAGGGTGAAGGTAATAGGTTGAAGAAGAGGTTTTCATTGAGATTGCGGCCAAGGTTACGGTTATTGGCTATGAGAATGAAAAGGGCTTCCATTAAGTCCATTTTGAATGAGTTGGAGGTACTTATTCGTAAGAACATTAGAGCAGTGGCGTTTTCTGCCTCAGTTTCTGTTGTGTTCAGCCTTTGTTTCATGTTTCTAAAACTGACAGCACTCCCCCCTCCGAAATCTGTTCCATATTCTGACTTGATTACCAGCCTTCAGAATGGATATGTTGAAAAAGTTTTAGTTGAAGAGGGGTCCCGGCGTATATATTACAACATGAAGTCCCAAATTGTTGAAAATGATCATGTTTCTGGTGAAGAATCTCAAGTTGTAGATGTTTCCATTGATGCGGATGTTGATAAGATGGGGAGTGAGAGTGCTTCTAGGGCTGGCCAAACACCAGTGGTGAATGTACTAAAGAAATTCTCTAAGACCCGAGCTTCAACTCCTGAATGGCAGTATTCCACAAGAAAAATAGATCATGATGGAAAATTCCTTGTTAGTTTGATGAGAGAAAATGGGGTTACATATAGCTCTGCCCCTCAATCTGCGTTGATGTCAATGAGGAGTACTTTGATCACTGTGATAACACTGTGGATACCTTTAATTCCATTGATGTGGATTCTATATCGTCAACTTTCTACTGCTAATAGTCCTGCAAGGAAACAGAGGCCTAATAGTCAGACAGTTGGATTTGATGATGTGGAAGGTGTTGATTCTGCAAAAGTAGAGCTCATGGAGGTAATTATCTCATGCTAGAATgcttataaataattatgtaaTAAAATAGCAAGAAGAAATACGGGAACATTTTGTTGGAGAAGATCAGTAAGGCTAACTGGTATGGTCgtattataaaactaaataaaaatgttgGTACGTAGTTTGTAGTAGTTTGAcatcttttgtttcttttattacTTTTTGGATTTCTACTTATTTATCACTTTGAAGTTGGAATTAGTGATCAATGGTACAATATTTAGCTTATTACATGAGAAGGGGCATAAAAGCTTTAGTATAATGAGCTAAGAAAGTGCAACTAATTAACTTCATGACTTGTAATTTGTGAGACGTGACGTGACAGTATTTCATAGATAACATTCTGGCTTTCGTTTAAATAAATTCTGAATTTATTATCTCAGAATCATTATGTTCAAATCCATTTGACTGTTTTAAGATAAAGAATACTTTGGTCAGGCAATTGTTTTGTGTCAAAAGCAAATTCATTTATTCCTAAGGTTCTGTTATGCTCTTATTTTAGATCTCCTCAATCATAAATGGCATGTAGTTCTGTTCATTATTATTCTCGGCTTcactatttaaatatttttggaatGGCTCATACTCCTCGCTGCTGCTGTATGAGCATACTGATGCAGGGTTGGACAATTAAGACATTGAAACAAGGTTTCCCTGCCAATTAGATATGCTTAACTTAAAGGTAGTCATTTAAAGTTATGCCTCTTATAAGTATAGCCTGTGGCAATTGGGTGCATTATCTTGAAAGTAGTCACGAATGCATCAAAATATTGTAGATTGAAAACTAACATTTTTATGAACTATGAGCTGAATAAGGAAAGATATTAGACAGTTGTCCTTTTGGTTAGTTCATTTAAAAGGGTTGATTAGATAAAAGGGGGAAATTGGATTAGAGGGATTTGTTCTGTGAAAGGAGAATCCTTAGTAAACGGCAAAAGGAATCGTTGGATAAGAGACCCCTCTTAGTctcaaaaatttaataaaactgttcattttttaatttgtttctatctattttccttttcttctctcttGGTTCATAAATAACATCTTCAATTATTAATATCCAATTTGAGATATGTAACCATTTTGCTAAAAAGATTACTCAGAGATAGGAAAATTTCACACATGAAAAGTTTAAGATGAAGCATGGAAAAATATTACATGATATTCTGTTAATTAATTGGCCCcatctaataatttaatatgaagAACTAAATTGTAACAACTGGAAAATGAATTTCTAATTATGCTATTGTGGATTTAACCAAATGCCTTGATATATTGGTGATTTATAATTTTAGCAGTGTTAATGGTTAAGCAAACAACTTCTTTGTGTTATTGTTATTGATAAACATTCTCTTTTTGTAGATAGTTTCATGTCTTCAAGGGGATATAAATTACCGCAAGCTAGGGGCAAAGCTACCTAGAGGCGTGCTGCTGGTGGGTCCTCCTGGAACTGGGAAGACACTACTTGCACGGGCAGTGGCAGGGGAAGCAGGTGTACCCTTTTTCACTGTATCTGCAAGTGAGTTtgtggagttgtttgttggaaGAGGGGCGGCTAGAATCAGAGACCTTTTCAACTCGGCAAGAAAATTTGCACCATCAATCATATTCATTGATGAACTTGATGCAGTAGGAGGCAAGCGTGGAAGAAGTTTCAACGACGAGCGTGACCAGACATTAAACCAGGCAAGTTTTTACATAATATGCTGTATTTCTTTATCAGATACAAATTATCAACAATTGGTTATGTTTATGGCTCACTAGTCAGTGCTGACTATAGAGTAAAGTGTGGTGGGAAAATAATGTGCAACAGTCCAGTTTCTTCAGTTATTTCACAGTATTAGTAGATGCTTTCTAGGTGAAAGATAAACACTTCATATGTTAAATTGGAATTAAGTATGAAAGTGAGAAACAAATCATATTCTTTTAATAGTTATATGCTCTAAGCTGAATTTCAAAGTATGCTGTGTGTATGTAGTTGCTGACAGAAATGGATGGATTTGAATCAGAGATGAGAGTGGTAGTCATTGCAGCAACTAACCGGCCAGAAGCCTTGGATCCGGCTCTATGTCGCCCTGGTCGTTTCTCAAGAAAAGTATATGTAGGCGAACCTGATgaagaaggaaggagaaaaatATTGGCTGTGCATCTGAGAGGAGTTCCTTTGGAGGAGGACACTAACATCATTTGCCATTTAATTGCTTCTCTTACTACTGGTTTTGTAGGTGCTGATTTGGCAAATATTGTCAATGAATCCGCTTTGCTTGCTGCTCGTAGAGGTAAAACCAgcttacatttttatatttaatgtgtGATTGGTTCAACATATTTTAGAGAAATAATTACTTATTATTGTTAGTTTTCTTAGAGAACTTAAAAAAAGCAATTATTTCCTAAACATTAATTCTAACCAAACATGCACTAGCTCACTGGTCACTGAGCTGTTGCATTCACAAATTAGCATTTCTCAGTAGATTGTTTCTCAACTAATGTTTACCTATTTGATCATAGATGAAGCATTGTGAAACTTAGTCCTAGATATATTAGTTTTAGTTGCCTTAAAAAGATATGGCAAAATGAGTTGCCTGGTCCAAATGTAGGTTGTGGACTATAACAAGCCAGGCCAAAAAGTATAGATTCAATTTGGGCCGGTAAAACAAAACCCGAGCTTGGTAAAGGCCTTTTCTTCTTGCACACCCCATGGGGTGGTGAAATAACCAAGTTGCCCTTagttattgttgttgttgtgcaTGTGCATGTTTGCCCATGGGGTATGTTTATTCCGGTATGTGCATGTGAAGGTTTTGGAAAGAGT
This region includes:
- the LOC137837068 gene encoding probable inactive ATP-dependent zinc metalloprotease FTSHI 3, chloroplastic, with product MACFSLPCNTGSFVVVTPSMAQRTYFGVCGGLGTRSFVFTSLGFNQCYKFPHGFVWDKKVGYCGGRSRVPSLRVPYCCKTPLGVSSNNKIEPFASRSKGERKTHYGKGEGNRLKKRFSLRLRPRLRLLAMRMKRASIKSILNELEVLIRKNIRAVAFSASVSVVFSLCFMFLKLTALPPPKSVPYSDLITSLQNGYVEKVLVEEGSRRIYYNMKSQIVENDHVSGEESQVVDVSIDADVDKMGSESASRAGQTPVVNVLKKFSKTRASTPEWQYSTRKIDHDGKFLVSLMRENGVTYSSAPQSALMSMRSTLITVITLWIPLIPLMWILYRQLSTANSPARKQRPNSQTVGFDDVEGVDSAKVELMEIVSCLQGDINYRKLGAKLPRGVLLVGPPGTGKTLLARAVAGEAGVPFFTVSASEFVELFVGRGAARIRDLFNSARKFAPSIIFIDELDAVGGKRGRSFNDERDQTLNQLLTEMDGFESEMRVVVIAATNRPEALDPALCRPGRFSRKVYVGEPDEEGRRKILAVHLRGVPLEEDTNIICHLIASLTTGFVGADLANIVNESALLAARRGSETVAREDIMEAIERAKFGINDKQLRSSKLSKELTKLFPWMPSLMGKNERRQDDQQGPLGYQSLSS